The Cyprinus carpio isolate SPL01 chromosome B22, ASM1834038v1, whole genome shotgun sequence genome contains the following window.
TAAAGTTTATGTAATTCAGATTAAACTAATGCTAATTACAATGAGTACACTAACACTACTAAGACTAATAATAGTTAGTTTTTGAACTTGTGACTTGAAGCTTTATactgttaaattgtttttgttagtgTTGTTTGGTTGACTCATTTGCCAATTGTTTAtcattattactactattattattttgtttgattgtggtaaataattctttataaaagaaagaCATTTGAATGTTTAGACATGACAAAAAGGAAATGGATTCGAGAGTGgaagaaagataaaaaacaaaaaaatttaaagacgACGACAGAAAAGAGCAAAATCACAAATAAGCTGAATTTCCAATATATGCATCAAGTTTCTAATAATTTCAGTTTCAGCATTattcaaatgttaatttcttttttctttatttaaaggtcGATTGTGTTAAGTGCTCcgagcattaataaaaaaaaagaagaagaaaaaacaacctatgaaaaaacaaactcctCCCATTTGAAGTGGTGGAGACACCTTTTTTCTGCATGACTATTGTATACTGTATAGAGTAAAGCTGGATTGACCTGGAATTTGGTGGGAGCGACTAGGATGAATAGACCCTGGCGAAAGTTGGACATGGGTGGGAAGGGTGGTAAAAGTGTTGGAGGGGTCTTTGTTTTGTAGAGTTTTCTGTCACTGTTGTTTTTTACTGGTTGTGTGCATGTATTGTTACAGCCCTCTCTGCCCTCCTTGTATTTCTTTTATGTATATAACTCTTTAAAGTAGGGCATGACCATGTATCCTGGGCAATTGAACTTGGTCATGGACCCCTATGTACACACGTCTCCTCTTCTGAAATGTAATCTTGTgtacatttgtttacatgtggCGTGTTTCTCGAATTGGGTTGCACACCATTTCATGTGAAACTGGAATGCTactggacagtttttttttttttttttgcaaaagaccCCTCCAACCAGAAATGATCTTTCATTGACTGTAAAACAGCATCACGTACATCATGTTTCTCTCTGGGTCTGTGTGCAGATCCAACCCCCCAATCACACTGTGCTCTTCCTCTTCTGTTACCTGTCAATCAATCAGAACCAAGTGTCTTTGTGATGGTAGAAGACAATCAGTTTCAAAACAAGGAGAAAAAATGGTAGAGAGAAGACAGGCtgagaggaggagaagaggagaaaGGAAAGAGGTTCTTACTGGTTGCAAGTAGGTGACCACTGCCCTATTTAGCTGTAATGCATAGCAAAAATTTAAGTCTTTCAAGATTTAACGATAATCTTAACCCTCAAAACCTTCAAGTCTTGAAGgaatcttaagaaaaaaaatgtaacattgcataAGTAATGCATAGCAaaaatttaaatctcacaataattaacatcaaaaaaaatagacaatcaaaatataaattaaacaaataaaaggttaacaaaaaaaaaaaataaaaataatatagctcACAATGTTCACCATATCAACTAGCTTCATTTTTCTCTCACCTATCATGTTTGCACTTATGGGAGGGACAGAGAGCTCTAAGATTTCATCATTTTTCTCTGGACTTACTCCCACACACCTgaacctaaaacaaaaaaatccaacacCATCAACTTGAAAAGAATAAAGCAAACAAGtgcaaacactaaaaataaaaagatttaattcCAGCAGTGTGTACTGAAAAGAGCTATTGGAGACAAGTGCTAACATTGCTCCTAATAACCACAAACCAGTCAATAAAGAGCTGCTGAGGCTGGTTGTTTTTGCAGAGAGAACTATGcacaaatacaaagaaaagaaaagccttTACCTCAATCTTAATCGATATGGCTGGTTCAGGCTCTTTTCCAGTTCCTCAAAATCCACTTTAGTCACCAGGATGATATTCAGGAATACCTGCACCAATTATAGATCAGAATACTTGAACTTTTACCTGCTAAGCAAACTTTCTGTAACCAGCCTTTACTTGACTGGGATTAGCAAAtcttgtttgttggtttttataaatgtcttaggCACTTGGCAGGCTGAATGACCAACTAGATGATAAGCTAACCTATTTTAAGACCAGCAAAACATCTTGTGCTTGTGTTTAAGTGTTTAAGCAGGGAATTTAGCAGTGGAGCAAATTAGCCCAGATTAttttatacacaaacacagaatatACTGAAGAGTGTGTGCAAAGTAAAAAGCTCTAAATGTAAACAATGACATGCACATAAACTCTCCTTAGAGCACATCTACCCAAGCCAAAGACTGATCCAAGGGTAAAgacaatacaccaaaaaaaaaaaaaaaaaaaaaaaaaacaatcagtgtgtgtttctgaagTCATTGTGATGCCCTTGCTGACTATATTTGATAGGTGCAAGGATTTCCCTTTCATGAATTTTAGTATTCAAGTTCAGTGTCAAGATCTAGTACTGGAAATATTAAGGAGAAAACACCTGTCTGCGTTTAAAATCTTCTGCACAAAATTTTCTGCACCATTTTCACACACGAACTTGTTCTCAGGCAGCTGTTAAAGGTTAAAGGGCATGTTATTATGGTGAGCCTCATTCCTCCTTCCAGTCCTACAGGGGAAGCCAGAGAGCCTGTTGAGCACTTTTCATTCAGTGCAAGAAAGAGACAAATTGGAGTAATAACTGTTACAGTAAAAAAAGGTAATATGGGTAAATTGcgtgttttgaaataaaataaaaccattgttGAACATTTTCATGCTATtgtcttctgtttgtttatttatttagtctggATTTGATTGCAgcaataaagagaaaaataatatattttccattaaatatatttattagtaaaattttatacaaaaatacaagTATATTTAAAAGCTCTAATATTACAAACTAAAGATGATGGGATTTACCTTTTATCAACTATTTGGCCCTATGAAAACAAATCTCAAATCTAAAACTTACaacttttttggcattttaaaatgtacaaacttTTGCCCCAATATCAAACACTAGCAAAATGGAcaacataaattataatataaaaaatcttaactTTTAAAACAACACACCTCCACTATTAATATATTTGCTACTCACATATCTTACATTTTCAGTgtatgaaaaacacacacacacacacacacacactgaagatgCTAGCATAACACATCGCCACTATTCATTTCTATACGTGAACCCTGTGGAGATTCTTTCTTCAGACCGTCTGCTGTAACCCTCCTATCCTGTGGGGGCAccgcaaaaacaaaacaaactcttATACCcaacaccataaaaaaaagacTCCAGCTCAACATACACGtgtataaacaaagaaaaaaaacaaaagaatcaaaaacaacaactccACGTCTAAAAGCTTATTCGAGCTGTGGATCTGCATGTGGAAAAAGGACAATACGGTGAGCAAAAGACAATAACACAACATGTCTTATATGCTAATTGTGACAAAAGGATTTGTGATAGGAAAGTGGAGATCAACCTTATGTTTGTTGGGGTTTGTTAGTACAACACCTAAGGCCCGTATGGTTATTGAGGGAAGGACAGCAATACAGGTGGTCAAACATATGGTCAGCCAAACCTCAGGGGTACTGTAAGCATTTGGTGATGCTCCTGAAATTACAAGATTCAGATAATCAACAGCATTTCAACATTAAGGGAATCTGCTTGAAATCCATATAAAGTTTCTGCATTCTTATATTTCACAGCTAAACAGTCTTTTAACACTGCCTCCTGGTGGTGTGTATAAATACAGAGAGTCTCAAAAATTCAGATTGTGAAAACATGAAAGGTTCACATGTTCAtgctcacatatatatatatatatatatatatatacacatacacacatacacccacacagtTGTGTgcaaaattttacatacactttgcagtatctggaaaatattattttaccaaaataagagggttcatacaaaaatcatgttatttcattttccagcatcttttgcgtctttgaaccctttccagcagtgactgtatgattttgagatccatcttttcacactgaggacaactgagggacttatATGCAACTATAATAAAAGGTTtaaacactcactgatgctccagaaggaaacacgatgcattaaagggatactccaccccaaaatgaaaattttgtcattaatcacttacccccatgtcgttccaaacccgtaaaagctctgttcgtcttcggaacacaatttaagatattttggatgaaaaccgggaggcttgagactgtcccacagactgccaagtaaataacagtgtcaaggtccataaaaggtatgaaagtcgttatcagaatattccatctgccatcagacatgcaatctgggttatatgaagcaacgggaacactttttgtaagcaaagaaaacaaaaataatgactttattcaacaattcctttgtcaacagtctcctctgtgtctctcattatcaccgtatgctgtgtatgctcttcgttatcatccgcgccacaaggatgcgctgttttagaaacagcgcatccttgtggtgcggatgatacaaaaggtgtaaacttttgaacagaataaagatgtgtaaatttttcttattttgccaaaatatcatatttagtactgcccttcagaagctacaaaaaatacttacatgtttcacagaagacaaAATGAGTTCagtttaccctgatcttcaaatgcaaaaagttttcaccTCCAGGCTATTAATGTATCAAgattccttctggagcatcagagAGCATTTGAAcctagttgcatatgagtccctcagttgtcctcagtgtgaaaagatggatctcaaaatcatacagtaattgttggaaagggttcaaatatgcaaaagatgatGGAAAACCAAATAAtctgtgggacctgaaggatttttctgaggtacagtgggcagtttaactgttcaggacaaacaagggattCATAATCAACTGATACAAAACaacatagacaaaaaaaaaaacatgcagtggATCgtccaggtaacaacacagtattaagaatcaagtgtaaacttttgaatggggtaatttttataaattcagctattattttctcttgtggactatatgtaagtgttttttatgtgattattcaggtctatcttattcaggtcagtactcaataaaaaaataacatgcattttatacaatccctcttattttggtaaaataattaacattttgcagatactgcaaagtGTATGCAAAATTTTAACCACACagagtaaatatataaaactaaatctataaaactgaaaatgaatgacaaataattttttttttttctaatattcattctatattgtaaaaatatttaccaatttaaattattaattgtacactttttttaaatattcattttcatttaaaaaagaatataaatatatataaatataatcagctaaaattatttctaaaagtctgacatttaaaaacaaatgtaatgtaattataaacatttactctcagttataaaatatttacttggttcatgttaatttttaagtCTATAACATTACTTTGAAAAACGCATATAATTATACAtaagattaaaatgcattttgttatatccacaaactcaaaaatcagttatttacttttaaaatcttttttttttctttaagtaatTTGTGATTCTTGGATAAATCATGCAAACCATtacaatcataaatatatatttcatatatatcatatatttataaaatataataaataaaactagcaCCTAAAATTACTTTTTAGAAGTGCACTTTCTATAAAATTGGAGCCCTGGTAGGGTGATATAGAAAGTTTAGTTCTTGATTAAATGCATCTCTTCTTTCGGGGATATGTTTTTTACATGAACAATGATTAATCTGCAGACATGAATACCCAGAAAAAAGTAGTCTTTGGGTGAGGCAGTGAAGAGCCGAGTGCTATGGAGAGCCAGTGTGGACAGAAAGAAGGCCACCAAACTAAAAACAACAGCTGCAACACTGTACTTGGTCCAGAATTTTGTATGTAGAATAACCTAAAACGGACAGGCAGAaacaaaattatacttttatttaatcatatttttatgaaatattatcataGCCTTTGTTGATGCCATCTAGTTACCTCAACAGTGATGGTGAGCACTACAGATGTTTCAACCATTACAGCTAAAGTCTGATAATCAAAAGCAGAGTACTGCAATATTCCCATAGGGATGAAGAACAGGATGATGGAGGTGTAGAACGAGTAGAGGAGCGTGATGGCCAGAACAAAAGGATTGAAAAGCTGCTCCTTCTGTCCAATTGAGTAGATCTCAGGCCAACACAGACAGCTCTTGGTGCTCACATCCTATCATTGAGTTAATGTAAACAGTAAGACTTCCAGATGAACCAATCAGATGTTAGATTTCTTGTGATCTGTTTGTATTTAGCTTACCTGTTCAAAGAAACCCACACACTGTATAGGAAGGGATGTGTACATTGTTGTGTAGAGGCTAATAAACCAGCTCTCATACATAGGctggaaaagaaggaaaaaaatgcaccaaaataAGCTGCTCATGTCATTGCTTAGAGAAACAATACCGCATGTTGTTTTGACTGATATTTTTGCAGTGTGGTTGGAGTTGGAGGGTGTAAAGTGGATTAAGTGACCTAGTTGCTCTACCTGAGCACTAAAGCCATTGTAGAAACTATACCAAATGTGCACCAGACCAAAAACAGTGGTTTTGTAGAGGAAATAGTGCAGAAAGATGCAGATGCGGTACTATGACTAGTGCCCGTGTACCAGCAGCAGCCTGCGAAGAAAGCTGAACTGTGCCAGAGCGAAAGCTGCATTCTGCACCGCCTGACTGCCCTCCACACCACAAAGACCAACACCTATATGTGCCGCTGGTAAATATACGAGAGATTAGTTGATTAGCAATGTGAGAGAAATTTactagaaaaataacaaataatgcgtttaaagggttagttcacccaaaaatgaaaattaggacATAAATTACTCATcgtcaaggcatcctaggtgtatatgactttcttctttcagacgaatttagatggagttatattaaaaatcatctttgatctttcaatcggtttaatggcactcagcgggtgctgcattgcttcagtccaaaagaagtgaaataaaaagcgcacatccataataaagtgtctcacacagctccggggcgTGAACAAAAGCCTCCCGTAGCAAaacgatgcgtttttgtaagaaaaatatccatatttaaaacgcaataatcactttaatttagcttgcaccaacagttgtacacggaagcagctccaggagtatgacgtatgaggtcagtgttgcgcatgcgccggtgagtcttgtgaaaaccagcgtttgttaacaggagcaaaggatgcaaagtttccttactttagcaaaggaaaaccagtctcctctttcGAAATCCTCAGACTTTCtactttacaaatcctcgttttgtacttctaattagtgaccgttgttttgttttgatctctctgctgcgTTTCTGCAtttgtcacttc
Protein-coding sequences here:
- the LOC122141644 gene encoding phospholipid-transporting ATPase ID-like, whose product is MYTSLPIQCVGFFEQDVSTKSCLCWPEIYSIGQKEQLFNPFVLAITLLYSFYTSIILFFIPMGILQYSAFDYQTLAVMVETSVVLTITVEVILHTKFWTKYSVAAVVFSLVAFFLSTLALHSTRLFTASPKDYFFLGASPNAYSTPEVWLTICLTTCIAVLPSITIRALGVVLTNPNKHKIHSSNKLLDVELLFLILLIGGLQQTV